A single genomic interval of Rosistilla ulvae harbors:
- a CDS encoding putative motility protein — translation MSSVNGIIQTATAISNAQLHNKVDIAVLKKQQEASQQAGDAAVQLIEAAAAAGKQIDSLELSDG, via the coding sequence ATGTCGAGCGTCAACGGAATTATACAAACCGCCACCGCGATCTCCAACGCGCAACTGCACAACAAGGTGGATATCGCGGTTCTAAAGAAACAACAGGAAGCATCGCAACAGGCCGGCGACGCGGCAGTGCAATTGATCGAAGCGGCCGCAGCGGCAGGCAAGCAGATCGACAGCCTGGAACTATCCGACGGCTGA
- the pdxA gene encoding 4-hydroxythreonine-4-phosphate dehydrogenase PdxA, translating into MKPRLAITTGDPAGIGPELALKVLGDREVTDRCVPVLMGDLAVLQSVGKRLSLPLPQQVVPRTAGLAAIASLDRPAIFDFASPLETFRPGVVDRATGAASYAYVVDAIDAAMAGQVGGIVTGPIQKEAWHAAGIEFPGHTELLAQRTQADRCCMMLTSHDISCALVTVHVGLCEVAGLLSTERVLETIQLAHAAVSRQLGRPARVAVCGLNPHAGEGGMFGQREEERWIVPAIEAARSEGLAITGPLPADTAFVPAMRGQTDVYVCMYHDQGLIPLKTLAFDEAVNVTLGLPIVRTSVDHGTALDIAWQGIASDTSMKQAIQMAIRLASSSG; encoded by the coding sequence ATGAAGCCACGTCTGGCGATCACAACGGGCGACCCGGCGGGGATCGGTCCCGAGTTGGCGTTGAAGGTTCTTGGCGATCGCGAAGTGACCGATCGCTGCGTCCCGGTTCTGATGGGCGATCTTGCCGTCCTGCAATCCGTCGGCAAACGATTGTCGCTGCCGCTGCCACAACAAGTGGTTCCGCGGACAGCGGGGCTGGCGGCAATCGCCAGTTTAGATCGACCGGCGATCTTTGATTTTGCATCGCCGCTAGAAACGTTTCGCCCTGGCGTTGTCGATCGCGCGACCGGAGCGGCTTCGTATGCGTATGTTGTCGACGCGATCGATGCGGCGATGGCTGGGCAGGTTGGCGGGATCGTTACCGGGCCGATTCAGAAAGAGGCTTGGCACGCGGCGGGGATCGAGTTTCCAGGGCATACCGAATTGTTGGCCCAGCGGACGCAGGCCGATCGGTGTTGCATGATGTTGACCAGCCATGACATCTCGTGCGCTCTGGTCACCGTGCATGTCGGGCTGTGCGAAGTGGCTGGTTTGCTGTCGACCGAAAGGGTATTGGAAACGATCCAATTGGCCCACGCCGCGGTCTCTCGACAACTGGGCCGACCGGCGCGCGTTGCCGTCTGTGGTCTCAACCCACACGCCGGCGAAGGTGGGATGTTTGGCCAACGCGAAGAGGAGCGGTGGATCGTTCCGGCCATCGAAGCGGCCCGCAGCGAGGGGCTTGCGATCACCGGCCCGCTGCCGGCCGATACTGCGTTTGTTCCTGCGATGCGGGGGCAGACGGATGTCTATGTCTGCATGTATCACGACCAAGGTTTGATTCCGCTGAAGACGCTTGCGTTCGATGAAGCGGTCAACGTGACTCTGGGGCTGCCGATCGTTCGGACCAGCGTCGATCATGGGACCGCGTTAGACATCGCGTGGCAGGGAATCGCAAGCGACACCAGCATGAAACAAGCCATCCAGATGGCGATCCGTTTGGCGTCATCGAGCGGTTGA
- the fusA gene encoding elongation factor G, with amino-acid sequence MNLEKVRNIGISAHIDSGKTTLSERILFYAGRIHKIEDVRGGGDGATMDHMELEKERGITITSAATSLKWNHLGEEYNVNLIDTPGHVDFTVEVERSLRVLDGAVLVLCSVGGVQSQSITVDRQMKRYKIPRLAFINKMDRTGADPFRGLRELKEKLQADAFLMQLPIGREDNFKGVVDLIERKAYYFDGDNGEVLRIEEPPAEMADEVEESRLAMLEALSMYSDEMMEKMLSEEEISVELIYEVARKAVHAGATPVYMGSAYKNKGVQPLLDAVARYLTSPLDREIHGIDPKDETKQIPLTPDPNEPFVGMAFKIVDDEYGQLTYMRIYQGTCEKGGSYVNQRTGKKERFSRLVRMHSNKREEIDSASAGDIIAVMGIDCASGDAYGPERNFCTLESMFVPEPVIKVSVTPTSRAEADKMGKALQRFRKEDPTFRVETDEESGEVLISGMGELHLDVYVERMRREYGVSVEVGAPKVSYREAPTKHVDFDHKFKKQTGGSGQFAHIKGSIEPIESDSEDSFEFEDKVVQGRIPKQYIPAVEKGFRDSLIKGPVAEFPVVGTRVTLNDGAYHDVDSSEKSFHTCARECFREYFKKASPVLLEPIMQVELECPESFQGAVVGDVTGRRGMITNTDIREGVSYISAEVPLAETFGYATDLRSMTQGQGTFTMELCKYAKVPGNIQENIVNEKKNADLVASK; translated from the coding sequence ATGAATTTGGAAAAAGTACGTAATATCGGCATCAGTGCCCACATCGATTCGGGCAAAACAACCCTCAGCGAACGCATCCTGTTCTACGCTGGTCGAATCCACAAGATCGAAGACGTTCGTGGCGGCGGTGACGGCGCGACGATGGATCACATGGAACTGGAAAAAGAGCGTGGTATCACGATCACCAGTGCCGCGACCTCGCTGAAGTGGAACCACTTGGGTGAAGAGTACAACGTTAACTTGATCGACACCCCCGGCCACGTCGACTTCACCGTCGAGGTAGAGCGCTCGTTGCGCGTGCTCGATGGTGCGGTTCTGGTTCTCTGCAGCGTCGGTGGTGTTCAAAGCCAGTCGATCACTGTCGATCGCCAGATGAAGCGTTACAAGATTCCTCGCTTGGCGTTCATCAACAAGATGGACCGCACCGGCGCCGATCCTTTCCGCGGTTTGCGCGAATTGAAGGAGAAGCTGCAAGCCGACGCGTTCCTGATGCAGTTGCCGATCGGTCGCGAAGACAACTTCAAGGGGGTCGTCGATCTGATCGAACGCAAGGCGTATTACTTCGATGGCGACAACGGAGAAGTTCTGCGCATCGAAGAGCCACCAGCGGAGATGGCCGACGAAGTCGAAGAGTCTCGTTTGGCGATGCTCGAAGCGCTGTCGATGTACAGCGACGAGATGATGGAAAAGATGCTCAGCGAAGAAGAGATCAGTGTCGAATTGATCTACGAAGTCGCTCGCAAGGCAGTCCACGCCGGTGCAACACCTGTCTACATGGGCAGTGCCTACAAGAACAAGGGTGTGCAACCGTTGTTGGACGCCGTGGCTCGTTACCTGACCAGCCCGCTGGACCGCGAAATCCACGGTATCGATCCGAAGGACGAAACCAAGCAGATTCCGTTGACCCCAGATCCAAACGAACCGTTTGTCGGCATGGCGTTTAAGATCGTCGACGATGAATACGGCCAGCTGACCTACATGCGTATCTACCAAGGTACGTGCGAGAAGGGCGGATCGTATGTCAACCAACGTACCGGCAAGAAGGAACGCTTCAGCCGTCTGGTCCGGATGCACAGCAACAAGCGTGAAGAAATCGATTCGGCCAGCGCCGGCGACATCATCGCGGTAATGGGCATCGACTGCGCTAGCGGTGACGCTTACGGCCCCGAACGCAACTTCTGCACGCTCGAATCGATGTTTGTTCCCGAACCTGTCATCAAGGTTTCGGTCACGCCGACAAGTCGTGCCGAAGCGGACAAGATGGGCAAGGCGCTGCAACGCTTCCGCAAGGAAGACCCGACCTTCCGCGTCGAGACCGACGAAGAGAGCGGCGAGGTTCTGATCAGCGGCATGGGTGAATTGCACCTGGACGTCTACGTAGAACGGATGCGTCGCGAATACGGCGTCAGCGTCGAGGTCGGTGCACCAAAGGTTAGCTACCGCGAAGCCCCAACCAAGCACGTCGACTTCGACCACAAGTTCAAGAAACAGACGGGTGGTTCGGGTCAGTTCGCGCATATCAAGGGATCGATCGAACCGATCGAAAGCGACAGCGAAGACAGCTTCGAATTCGAAGACAAGGTCGTTCAGGGACGTATTCCTAAGCAATACATCCCGGCCGTCGAAAAGGGTTTCCGCGATTCGTTGATCAAGGGCCCAGTTGCTGAATTCCCCGTTGTGGGAACTCGCGTGACCTTGAACGACGGTGCCTACCACGATGTCGACTCGTCGGAAAAATCGTTCCACACATGTGCTCGCGAATGCTTCCGTGAATACTTCAAGAAAGCATCGCCCGTCTTGCTGGAACCGATCATGCAAGTCGAACTCGAATGCCCCGAATCGTTCCAAGGTGCGGTTGTGGGCGACGTGACCGGCCGTCGTGGAATGATCACCAACACCGACATTCGCGAAGGCGTCAGCTACATCAGCGCTGAAGTGCCACTTGCGGAAACCTTCGGTTACGCGACCGACTTGCGTAGTATGACGCAGGGCCAGGGAACGTTCACGATGGAACTTTGCAAGTACGCCAAGGTCCCAGGCAATATCCAAGAAAATATTGTCAACGAGAAGAAGAACGCAGATCTGGTCGCGTCGAAGTAA
- a CDS encoding TatD family hydrolase produces the protein MDYIDPHIHMVSRITDDYATLARMGCVAVSEPAFWAGFDRGSVDGFRDYFCQLTEVEPRRAAQYGIQHFTWLCINAKEAENVELSREVIAMIPEFLDRPGVLGIGEIGLNKNTPNEATIFIEHMELAIAHEQSILIHTPHLEDKYQGTRMILDMLCGDSRVNRDRVLVDHVEEHTVAEVLDRGFWAGMTLYPISKCTPDRAVDMIEMYGAERLLVNSAGDWGPSKPTAVPDLIFECRQRGIPEATIRKVVYENPIAFFSQSKNFNFQPRDGQQAPAV, from the coding sequence ATGGATTACATCGATCCACACATTCACATGGTGTCGCGAATCACCGACGACTACGCAACGCTTGCCCGTATGGGCTGCGTCGCGGTCAGCGAGCCCGCGTTTTGGGCTGGCTTTGATCGTGGTTCGGTCGACGGTTTCCGCGACTACTTTTGCCAATTGACCGAAGTCGAACCACGGCGGGCCGCTCAGTACGGCATCCAGCATTTCACTTGGTTGTGCATCAACGCCAAAGAAGCTGAAAACGTCGAACTGTCGCGCGAAGTGATTGCGATGATTCCCGAGTTTCTCGACCGTCCGGGCGTGCTTGGAATCGGCGAGATCGGGCTGAACAAAAACACCCCCAACGAAGCGACTATTTTTATCGAGCATATGGAGTTGGCGATCGCTCACGAGCAATCGATCCTGATCCACACGCCTCACTTGGAAGACAAGTACCAAGGGACGCGGATGATCTTGGATATGTTGTGTGGCGATTCGCGAGTCAATCGCGACCGCGTGTTGGTCGACCACGTCGAAGAGCATACGGTCGCCGAGGTTTTGGATCGCGGATTCTGGGCCGGCATGACCCTCTACCCAATCTCCAAGTGCACGCCCGATCGCGCTGTCGACATGATCGAGATGTACGGTGCCGAGCGGTTGTTGGTCAACTCCGCAGGCGATTGGGGCCCCAGCAAGCCGACCGCGGTTCCCGATTTGATCTTCGAATGCCGCCAGCGTGGTATCCCTGAAGCAACGATCCGCAAGGTCGTCTACGAAAACCCCATCGCTTTCTTTTCGCAAAGCAAAAACTTCAACTTCCAACCGCGCGACGGCCAACAGGCACCCGCGGTATGA
- a CDS encoding HD-GYP domain-containing protein, with translation MGTLPDSSPQLSVGQPLREDILSSNGDVLYRSGEIVTAEIAERIQRHGLRRVLQDSTDVDPSLRTAGVHRKQRLKMANLPYSQERAEMLHRLIDESMSKLRELTASLHGRGRVDWQSLADIPMSFAKQSEQDIDQTLSSALHRSEYHELSSHCLTLGTLGMMIAQEIPGCSEDEILDVGIAGSLHEMGVGELELGPEARSRRSELSASDFATYAQHPIVAYELCESIAGLSSRAKQGLLHVHEQLDGSGFPHSVGGQQLNRIARVLNVADAYLTLQNPLDGRPAIKPYDALVCLLYQVRAGRCDSEAVRGLLNLVSLFPLGSFVRLDDSRIAQVIRSNSPSYTKPTVVVVDSDEVINLRESENCIVAIAENPSSAEIRLQQDELQRPCWIPSVHQPHSMSLA, from the coding sequence ATGGGGACACTGCCGGACAGCAGTCCGCAATTAAGCGTTGGGCAACCGCTGCGCGAAGACATTCTTTCCAGCAACGGCGACGTGCTGTATCGGTCTGGAGAAATCGTGACCGCCGAAATCGCGGAACGAATCCAGCGCCATGGGCTGCGCAGGGTGCTGCAGGATTCCACGGATGTCGATCCGTCGTTGCGGACGGCGGGCGTTCATCGAAAGCAACGTTTAAAAATGGCGAACCTGCCGTATTCGCAGGAGCGTGCCGAGATGTTGCATCGTTTGATCGACGAATCGATGTCGAAGCTCCGCGAGTTGACAGCTTCGTTGCACGGGCGAGGTCGCGTCGATTGGCAATCGCTGGCCGATATCCCCATGTCGTTTGCCAAGCAGAGCGAACAGGACATCGATCAGACGCTCTCGTCGGCGCTGCATCGATCCGAATACCATGAACTCAGTTCGCATTGTCTCACGCTGGGAACCTTGGGGATGATGATCGCCCAAGAGATTCCCGGTTGCAGTGAAGATGAAATTCTGGACGTTGGGATCGCCGGGTCGTTGCACGAGATGGGAGTTGGTGAATTGGAGCTGGGGCCTGAGGCGAGGAGCCGTCGCAGCGAGCTTTCGGCGTCCGACTTTGCGACCTACGCGCAGCATCCGATCGTTGCGTATGAGTTGTGTGAATCGATCGCTGGGCTCAGTTCACGCGCTAAGCAAGGTCTGTTGCACGTCCATGAACAGCTCGACGGTTCCGGGTTTCCGCACAGCGTTGGCGGTCAGCAATTGAACCGGATCGCTCGGGTTCTGAATGTGGCCGATGCCTATCTGACGCTGCAAAATCCGTTGGATGGTCGGCCTGCGATCAAACCGTACGATGCCTTGGTCTGTCTGCTGTATCAGGTTCGCGCCGGGCGGTGCGATTCCGAAGCGGTGCGAGGGCTTTTGAATCTCGTCTCGCTGTTCCCCTTGGGCAGCTTTGTGCGGTTGGACGATTCGCGGATCGCCCAAGTGATTCGCAGCAATTCGCCGTCGTACACCAAGCCGACGGTTGTGGTGGTGGATTCCGATGAAGTGATCAATCTTCGCGAGTCGGAAAACTGCATCGTTGCGATCGCGGAGAATCCGTCGTCGGCAGAGATCCGGTTACAGCAGGATGAGCTGCAACGGCCCTGTTGGATTCCCAGCGTTCATCAGCCGCATTCGATGTCCCTCGCCTGA
- a CDS encoding Sua5/YciO/YrdC/YwlC family protein: MPTVIDLQRAEDPRDIVYLGVQSLAEGKVIALPTETVYGLAASVLCADAVQRMSQLKGKRDDAATATGTQCSLAIAVKSADEALDYMCHDSPLAIRFARRCWPGPVTLVVPCDLKRSAVSCFPKTVRELVVSQSGHIGVRVVAHRLFEQLQKYCAGPIVICSANRSGVRAASTGVDVVEQFGDDVPLVVDDGPTRYGGPSTVVRAVGNQFKIIREGVVETAAIRQYARPSIVLVCTGNTCRSPMAEALLKKRIDERFGNSPSGAIIPSVSSVGLAAMPGDQAATQAIDVMRERGLDISGHESQPFGEQTIRSADLILTMTRSHRNAILQRWPNAQDRVFTVRRDGGDISDPVGSPVQIYQACADQIDRELAQWVESMGPEWLAIPESGEEGDKA; this comes from the coding sequence ATGCCAACGGTTATTGATTTGCAGCGTGCGGAAGATCCACGTGACATCGTTTACCTTGGTGTGCAGTCGCTTGCCGAGGGAAAAGTGATCGCGTTGCCCACCGAAACTGTTTACGGTTTGGCGGCGAGCGTATTGTGTGCCGATGCGGTGCAGCGGATGAGCCAGCTGAAAGGCAAGCGAGACGATGCGGCAACGGCGACTGGGACACAATGTTCGCTGGCGATCGCCGTGAAAAGCGCTGATGAGGCCTTGGATTACATGTGCCACGATTCGCCGCTGGCGATTCGCTTTGCTCGTCGCTGCTGGCCAGGACCTGTTACATTGGTCGTGCCATGCGATTTGAAACGGTCCGCTGTTTCCTGTTTTCCCAAAACGGTCCGCGAACTTGTCGTCAGCCAATCGGGACATATTGGAGTGCGCGTCGTCGCGCATCGGTTGTTTGAACAACTGCAAAAGTACTGCGCCGGGCCGATTGTGATCTGCAGTGCAAACCGCAGCGGTGTTCGGGCGGCGAGTACAGGCGTTGATGTGGTGGAACAATTCGGCGACGATGTGCCGCTAGTTGTCGATGATGGACCCACCCGATATGGTGGTCCGTCGACCGTTGTTCGGGCCGTTGGAAACCAATTCAAAATCATACGAGAGGGCGTCGTGGAAACCGCAGCGATTCGTCAATATGCACGACCGTCGATCGTGTTAGTCTGCACGGGGAATACCTGTCGCAGCCCGATGGCCGAAGCCTTATTGAAAAAACGGATCGACGAACGTTTTGGCAACAGCCCCAGCGGAGCGATCATTCCGAGTGTCAGTTCGGTCGGGTTGGCGGCGATGCCCGGCGATCAGGCAGCCACCCAAGCGATCGACGTGATGCGCGAACGGGGGCTCGATATCTCTGGCCACGAGAGCCAACCGTTTGGCGAACAGACGATTCGATCGGCTGATTTGATCCTGACGATGACCCGCTCGCATCGCAACGCGATCTTGCAGCGGTGGCCAAATGCCCAAGACCGCGTCTTTACTGTCCGCCGAGATGGTGGCGATATTTCAGATCCCGTCGGTTCGCCTGTGCAAATCTACCAGGCTTGCGCCGACCAAATAGACCGCGAATTAGCACAGTGGGTCGAGAGCATGGGGCCCGAGTGGCTTGCGATCCCAGAATCGGGCGAAGAGGGAGACAAAGCATGA
- the rpiB gene encoding ribose 5-phosphate isomerase B has translation MKVSIASDHRGVHIKARIIQALESNGHIVFDEGADCDDASDYPDFASVVAQKVSQGDVDRGILICGTGIGMAITANKFSGVRAAPCYDEVMVELSRRHNDLNVLCLGGDLIGDRNIDDLILLWMRTEFEGGRHARRVDKIVSIETKNAV, from the coding sequence ATGAAAGTAAGCATCGCGAGCGACCACCGAGGCGTTCACATCAAGGCTCGAATTATCCAGGCACTCGAATCCAACGGCCACATCGTCTTCGATGAAGGGGCCGACTGCGACGACGCCAGCGACTACCCCGACTTTGCCAGCGTGGTTGCTCAAAAGGTCAGCCAGGGGGATGTTGATCGTGGGATCCTGATCTGCGGTACGGGGATCGGGATGGCGATCACTGCGAATAAGTTCTCCGGTGTCCGCGCAGCACCGTGTTATGACGAGGTGATGGTGGAGCTGTCGCGACGACACAACGACCTGAACGTGTTGTGTCTGGGAGGGGATCTGATCGGTGATCGGAACATCGACGATCTGATCCTGTTATGGATGCGAACCGAATTCGAAGGGGGCCGCCACGCCCGCCGCGTCGACAAGATCGTCTCGATCGAAACCAAGAACGCCGTTTAG
- a CDS encoding WecB/TagA/CpsF family glycosyltransferase, whose amino-acid sequence MSKAIESGASADVFLNRKPACADRALSKLETQIVELEARVEAALADTETIPNGPPAKPEAVEIWGVPFSRLTLGQTLQHVDGLIAAGRPGYFITANLNYNMLTSQHPQLRQVNDNASFIVCDGMPMVWRSQWTDRPLPERVAGSELIYALTQWSAHKGHRIYFLGGAPGVAQAAADKLSDRYPGLTVAGVHSPPFRPLSDREHAELIEEIRGSQPDIVYVAMGQPKGELWIAENYQQIGAPVCVQIGASFDFVAGGVARAPRWIQRAGLEWCYRMLQEPRRLARRYWHNAAFLLRSLRQESLDAVR is encoded by the coding sequence ATGTCCAAGGCCATCGAATCGGGCGCCTCGGCCGACGTGTTCTTAAACCGCAAGCCGGCTTGCGCCGACCGGGCGCTGTCCAAACTGGAAACGCAGATCGTCGAACTCGAAGCTCGCGTCGAAGCCGCGCTGGCTGACACAGAGACGATCCCCAACGGACCGCCAGCAAAACCCGAGGCGGTCGAGATCTGGGGCGTCCCCTTTTCGCGACTGACCCTCGGCCAGACGCTTCAACATGTCGACGGCTTGATCGCCGCAGGGCGCCCGGGATATTTCATCACGGCGAACCTGAACTACAACATGCTGACGTCGCAGCATCCGCAGTTACGACAGGTAAACGACAACGCTTCGTTTATCGTTTGCGATGGGATGCCGATGGTCTGGCGCTCGCAATGGACCGACCGACCGCTGCCCGAACGCGTCGCCGGTTCCGAGTTAATCTACGCGCTCACCCAATGGTCTGCTCACAAGGGGCACCGGATCTACTTCCTTGGCGGCGCGCCGGGCGTAGCTCAAGCCGCTGCCGATAAGTTGTCGGACAGATACCCCGGCCTGACCGTTGCCGGCGTGCACTCTCCCCCGTTTCGACCGCTCAGCGATCGAGAGCATGCCGAGCTGATCGAAGAGATTCGCGGCTCCCAACCCGATATCGTTTACGTCGCGATGGGCCAACCGAAAGGTGAGCTCTGGATCGCGGAGAACTACCAACAGATCGGCGCTCCGGTCTGCGTGCAGATTGGCGCTTCGTTCGACTTCGTTGCCGGCGGCGTCGCCCGAGCTCCGCGTTGGATTCAACGGGCAGGGTTGGAGTGGTGCTATCGAATGCTGCAAGAACCGCGTCGATTGGCCCGCCGATATTGGCATAACGCAGCGTTTCTGCTGCGGTCTCTGCGACAAGAATCGCTTGACGCCGTGCGATAA
- a CDS encoding NHL repeat-containing protein has protein sequence MQNRPRPLSKRTSLPLPGLNSRQTPAPLDRRKFIRHLAGLSAAAVAVASPGCIAPQGTTGTVDLVWGRRGLSEGRFQKPRAIAIDADDQLYIVDTTGRIQIFSADGEYLRGWKTPDAANGRPTGLEIDNASQRLLVADTHYFQLLSYSLDGRLMESETLGGTQGTGGGEFSFITDAVRDSAGNYYTGEYSDIDRIQKFSPTGEFLMQWGSTGTEPGQFVRPQSLAIDRHDHIWVADSCNHRIQVFDANGPQAKLVRTWGEFGHQPGQLYYPYGITLSAEEDCIYVCEYGNDRIQKFDREGRSLAVWGRSGHAAGELFQPWGVVRDSRGRLHVLDSNNHRVQRVWL, from the coding sequence ATGCAAAACCGACCTCGCCCCCTGTCAAAGCGAACCTCCCTGCCCCTGCCTGGGCTTAACAGTCGACAAACGCCCGCCCCCCTGGACCGACGGAAATTCATCCGACATCTGGCGGGATTGTCGGCAGCGGCGGTCGCGGTTGCCTCGCCCGGGTGCATCGCCCCTCAAGGGACCACCGGGACGGTCGACCTGGTCTGGGGCCGTCGCGGGCTTTCCGAGGGTCGCTTTCAAAAACCGCGTGCGATCGCGATCGATGCCGATGATCAGCTGTATATCGTCGATACCACGGGGCGCATCCAGATCTTCTCTGCCGACGGCGAATACCTCCGCGGCTGGAAAACTCCCGACGCCGCCAACGGTCGTCCGACGGGACTGGAGATCGACAACGCGTCGCAGCGGTTATTGGTCGCCGATACGCATTACTTCCAACTGCTCTCGTATTCCCTCGACGGCCGCCTGATGGAATCGGAAACCCTCGGCGGAACGCAAGGGACCGGCGGAGGCGAGTTTTCGTTTATCACCGACGCGGTCCGCGATTCGGCGGGCAATTATTACACCGGTGAATACAGCGACATCGATCGAATTCAAAAGTTCTCGCCGACGGGGGAGTTTCTGATGCAGTGGGGCTCCACCGGGACAGAACCGGGGCAATTCGTCCGGCCGCAAAGCTTGGCGATCGATCGCCATGACCACATCTGGGTCGCCGATTCATGCAACCATCGGATCCAGGTTTTTGATGCCAACGGTCCCCAGGCGAAGCTGGTCCGGACCTGGGGCGAATTTGGGCATCAGCCGGGACAACTCTACTACCCCTATGGAATAACACTATCCGCCGAAGAGGATTGCATCTACGTCTGCGAATACGGCAACGATCGAATCCAAAAATTCGATCGCGAGGGACGATCGCTAGCGGTTTGGGGGCGTTCGGGGCACGCCGCGGGTGAATTATTTCAGCCCTGGGGCGTCGTCCGCGATTCACGAGGCCGGTTGCATGTGCTCGATTCCAACAACCATCGCGTGCAACGCGTGTGGCTGTAG